The DNA segment CTGTATGCTCTTACGGGTTTTGCCGCATTCATTAATATATGGGCTGTGGTTAGTTACAAAAAGAATAATTGATATAAGGCATATAATACAAAAATCTTTTTTATATTAACGTAATGCCTATTGCATGTTTAATATAAAAATGTTACCTTTGCAGAAGTTTCATAACTTATACGTTTTTTTAAGAGTTCATTTTATTATCATTATTCCTTATGAGTTTAAACATTGAAAAAGGTAACAAGAAAAGAGTAGTAATTGTTGGCGGAGGTTTCGGTGGTTTAAAACTAGCCACAAGCCTGTGTAATTCAGGTATGCAAATTATCTTGATTGACAAGAATAATTACCATCAGTTCCCACCACTTATTTATCAGGTAGCATCAGCCGGAATGGAGCCAAGTTCAATATCCTTCCCATTCAGAAAAATCTTTCAGAATCGCAAGGATTTCTATTTTCGTATGGCCGAAGTCAGAGCTGTATTCCCTGAAAAGAAGATTATACAGACATCCATAGGCAAGGTAGAATACGATTATATTGTATTTGCCGCAGGGGCCACAACCAACTTTTATGGTAACAAGCACATTGAAGAAGAGGCTATGCCAATGAAGAACGTAGCTGAGGCTATGGGCCTTCAGAATGCTATCCTCTCCAATCTGGAGCGCTCAATAACATGTGCTAATAATGTAGAGCGCCAGGAGTTGCTTAATGTCGTCATTGTAGGCGGTGGAGCAACCGGTGTAGAAGTAGCAGGAGTGCTTTCAGAGATGAAACGTACCATACTGCCTCACGACTATCCGGATTTGGATCCTAGTATGATGAACATATACCTTATTGAGGCAGGCAACCGTCTTCTTGCAGCCATGTCGCCGGAGTCATCTGCCAAGGCAGAAGAGTTCTTGCGCAAGATGGGCGTTAATATTCTGTTGAATAAGAAGGTAACCGACTATCGCGACCATAAGGTAGTATTAGCCGACGGAAGCGAGATTGCCACCCGTACATTCATATGGGTGAGCGGTATAGCAGGAGTTAACATTGGTAATATGGACAAATCGTTCCTTGGCAGAGGCGGACGTATCAAGGTAGACGAGTATAACCGTGTACCTGATATGGATGGTGTCTTCGCCATTGGCGACCAATGCATCATGACAGGGGATAAAAACTATCCTAACGGTCATCCACAGCTCGCGCAGGTATCCATACAGCAAGGCAAACTATTGTCTAAGAACCTTCGTCGTTTGGTAAAGGGCAAGAGCTTGAAACCATTCTCATATAAGAATCTCGGTTCTATGGCTACCATAGGACGAAACAAAGCAGTAGCCGAATTCAGCAAAATCAAAATACAAGGCTTCATCGCATGGGTGCTATGGCTCGTAGTTCATCTACGCTCTATTCTAGGTGTGCGTAACAAGGTTATTGTTTTACTCAACTGGATATGGAATTACTTCAACTATAACCAGTCTCTTCGTATGATTTTCTATCCTAAGAAAGCCAAAGAGGTACGTGACCGTGAAGCACGCGAAGCAATCACCCATTTAGGTGAGGATCTATTTAAAGATCAAGACGATTAAGAATAATCAAGGCGTAGAGCCTTCTATTTACAATATCAGCTATATATTGCGTAAGCGATATATAGCTGATTCCTTTTATTACATTCTTATTGATATCTGCTAAAAATGTCCAAAACATTTATTAAAAATGATTTTTTCTATATTGATTTGGTGTGGCACCTGTAGTTTTCTTGAATGTGTGGTTGAAGTAGGGATAGTCTTCATATCCCAATGATTTTGCGATAATATTAATTGGCAACTTAGTTGTGACCAACAATAGTTCTGCTTTTTCTATTTTTCTCTTTATAATATAGGCATTAGGTGTTGTCCCCATTTCATTTTTGAATATTCTGATAAAGTGATCTTTAGACATACACGCCTTATCTATCAATGTTGACAGTTGTATCTTTTCATTCAGGTGATTGCATATGTAGCTTATTGCTCGCTGTATTCTTGCATCATCCACATAGTTCTTGGGTTTAGCAAATCTTATAAATTTTGAAAAGAGAATGGTTATGATACCATTTGATTCTATCTTGTAACATAATGGTTGTTGCTTATTTAATTGTATATTGTTAATCAGTGTCTGATGATTATCATAGCTATCCGGATTAGATTCAGGTAATTTCAGTAACGGATTTATGTCACAAAGCCGTTTCAATAGAGCTTCGTCCATTTGTGCAGAGTCAATCTCAGTTGGAAAAATCCATTCTTCAACGGCGTTTGTATCCGAAATATTATCTTCATATATATGTAAGTAATAGTGACAGAATAGTCCTGTGCATACATAGCTATGGGTAGTGTATGCAGGAATAAAGTAGAGATGCCCTGGAGTTAGTAGAATGCACCTATCTTCAATTATTACTTGAGCCTCTCCTTCTGTTACTAAATAGATTCTTGCAAAAGGACTTCTCACATTTTTCCAATTCCAATCAGCCTGATGGTGTGCAAATCCAATATTTATAGTAAGTAAATTGAATTCGTTTTCAGCGTAATTCATTCTTTATTTTTCTGCAAAGAAAATGTTTTTTTTGATAAGCAACAACTAATGATCAATGTTTTTTATTTATTTTTGATATAAAGTCATTATAAAAACATAGAATGTCGATATTGTACAATAAATATCCCGATATAATTTATCGTACATAACCGGTAATTTGTATATCTTTGTATCATTATTTAATATACTATATCTGATAACTTTTAAAGACTATGAATATAAAAAACTATCTATTATTTGCAATGATGCTTTCATCATGTAGTATAGTAGCACAAAATGAATTACCTGCATTGCCGCCAATGCCCGAAATTCCGAAACCGTTGCCAATAAACAGTGTCCCAATGGGTAAAAGCGATAGTTTTGAAGAAGTAAAATTGGATATACCTATTGCAAAAGGTCCTTTTAAACCTACATGGAAGTCTATAGAGGCAAACTATCCAGGCGAGCCTAAATGGTTTCGTCAGGCAAAATTTGGAATTTGGGTTCACTTTGGTCCTCAGGCTGCCGGTGAAAGTGGCGACTGGTATGCCCGTAATCTTTATAAGGAAGGTACGCGTGCATACAAGAACCACCTTAAAAATTTTGGACACCCATCAGAAGTAGGATATAAAGATGTACTTAAAAGCTGGAATCCCACTAAACTTGACCCGGTAAAGCTTACAGAACTCTACAAGAAAGCCGGTGCCAGGTTTCTTATGATACAGGGAGTGCACCATGATAACTACGACCTTTGGAATTCTAAGTATCAGCCCTGGAACTCTGTAAATATAGGTCCAAAACGTGATCTACTAAGGGAGTGGGTAAATGCCTGCCATAAAAATCATATGCACTATGGCTTTACATTTCATCATGAATACACATGGTGGTGGTGGCAGACTGCATTCGGAAGTGATAAAACAGGCAAATATGCAGGTGTGCCTTACGACGGTAATCTCACACTTGCTGATGGCAAGGGTAAATGGTGGGAAGGCTATGACCCTAGAAGACTATATGGAATAGACTTGCGTGAATATCAGACAGTAGATTCTATGGCCCATACAGGATGGTCACCGCCAAAGGCCGGTATCTTTTCTCGTCACCTCGATTATTGTAGGTGGTATGCCACCCAATGGGCTTTGCGCATGATGGATGTGGTAAACAATTATGATCCAGACTTTATATACACCGACGGAACTGCGCAGGGGCCTTTTACAGGAAATGGTACAGGCACAGGATATAAGTGTGATGCTATGCAAACCGTAATAGCCGACTATTATAATAGAACTCTAAGTAGACGTGGAAAGGTAAATACCTTTAGCATTGTGAAGTTCAAGAATAAAACAA comes from the Xylanibacter oryzae DSM 17970 genome and includes:
- a CDS encoding AraC family transcriptional regulator, whose product is MNYAENEFNLLTINIGFAHHQADWNWKNVRSPFARIYLVTEGEAQVIIEDRCILLTPGHLYFIPAYTTHSYVCTGLFCHYYLHIYEDNISDTNAVEEWIFPTEIDSAQMDEALLKRLCDINPLLKLPESNPDSYDNHQTLINNIQLNKQQPLCYKIESNGIITILFSKFIRFAKPKNYVDDARIQRAISYICNHLNEKIQLSTLIDKACMSKDHFIRIFKNEMGTTPNAYIIKRKIEKAELLLVTTKLPINIIAKSLGYEDYPYFNHTFKKTTGATPNQYRKNHF
- a CDS encoding alpha-L-fucosidase, translated to MNIKNYLLFAMMLSSCSIVAQNELPALPPMPEIPKPLPINSVPMGKSDSFEEVKLDIPIAKGPFKPTWKSIEANYPGEPKWFRQAKFGIWVHFGPQAAGESGDWYARNLYKEGTRAYKNHLKNFGHPSEVGYKDVLKSWNPTKLDPVKLTELYKKAGARFLMIQGVHHDNYDLWNSKYQPWNSVNIGPKRDLLREWVNACHKNHMHYGFTFHHEYTWWWWQTAFGSDKTGKYAGVPYDGNLTLADGKGKWWEGYDPRRLYGIDLREYQTVDSMAHTGWSPPKAGIFSRHLDYCRWYATQWALRMMDVVNNYDPDFIYTDGTAQGPFTGNGTGTGYKCDAMQTVIADYYNRTLSRRGKVNTFSIVKFKNKTNGTVTTREFAIPDETISDQPWIAEAPVGDWFYAPNFTYDSGMMIHYIIEAIARDGNAALNIALHPDGSIDEGCVKMLNEVGVWMKRNGEAVYGSYAWKIPGEGEIINGKLKMLPGGALTKVHRDFNFNSHDIRFTVGDNGSLYAFTMIVPKPNSQVIIKSLGEKSGYMSNPIKKVSLLGYKGKIKWEQTANGLIINCPSKMPYSTSVVFKIDN
- a CDS encoding NAD(P)/FAD-dependent oxidoreductase; this encodes MSLNIEKGNKKRVVIVGGGFGGLKLATSLCNSGMQIILIDKNNYHQFPPLIYQVASAGMEPSSISFPFRKIFQNRKDFYFRMAEVRAVFPEKKIIQTSIGKVEYDYIVFAAGATTNFYGNKHIEEEAMPMKNVAEAMGLQNAILSNLERSITCANNVERQELLNVVIVGGGATGVEVAGVLSEMKRTILPHDYPDLDPSMMNIYLIEAGNRLLAAMSPESSAKAEEFLRKMGVNILLNKKVTDYRDHKVVLADGSEIATRTFIWVSGIAGVNIGNMDKSFLGRGGRIKVDEYNRVPDMDGVFAIGDQCIMTGDKNYPNGHPQLAQVSIQQGKLLSKNLRRLVKGKSLKPFSYKNLGSMATIGRNKAVAEFSKIKIQGFIAWVLWLVVHLRSILGVRNKVIVLLNWIWNYFNYNQSLRMIFYPKKAKEVRDREAREAITHLGEDLFKDQDD